The Kribbella sp. HUAS MG21 genome includes the window TGCGGCGATCAGGTTGCGGGTTCCGTCCAAGTTGACCGCCCAGATGCGGCCTTCGTCCGTGGTGCGGAACACGGCGGCCAGGTGAACGACGGCTGTGACACCGACCAGGGCTTGAGACAGGGTCTCCGGATGCAGGACGTCTCCCTCAACTGGCTGAATTCCTTCCGGAACGCTCTTGCCGGGACGCACGAGCGCTCTGCAGTCGGCACCGTTCGCGGCGAATCGCTTCAGCAGACGTGAGCCGACCAGGCCGGTGCCGCCGGTGACGAGGATCGTCATGGTTACTTGTTCTCCGTTCGGTGATTGACAAGACGTTGGGTGGCTTCGCTGAGTACGCGCTGGGCGGTCGCCAGGTCGGTCGGATCGACACCGGCAAAGGCGACGGCGGTGATCAGCTCGATCGGATCCGGGATCGTGTTCCACAGCTCGGTGCCGGCCGCCGTGATGCGCAGGACCTTCTGGCGCTGGTCGGCATCGTCGGCAAGCTGCTCGATCAGCCCCTTACGGACCAGAACGCCGGTGATCGTGCTGAGGGTCGCTCGCTCCACCTCGAGCAGGCGGGTGACCTCACGCTGGTTCAACGGGCCGTTGACGGCGAGCAACTGGAGCACGTACCACTGGGTGTGCCCGAGATCGTAGGGACGCAGCACTGAATCCATCAGCGCCCGACTGGCCAGGAAATAGCGCTTGGCCCAGGCCCCGGCACCGTCCAGGTCAGGAGTCCGCATTTTGTTAGCCACCTGACAATCTTGTCAGGTGGCTAACAAACAATCAAGGGAGCCGGTGAGCGATCTGCAGTGATCATCCCGGACCTGGCGGTGGCAGGCATCGATGTGGCGCTCAGCAGCATGGTCGGCGCGCAGCGCCGAGAGACCGGCACCATCTCGGCAAGACTCGCCGCTCCCGATCCGGCTTCGCTACTTGCGTCAGACTTGCGTCACCTCGATCAGCAGAGGCCGTGATCGCCTGGGCAGGTGCGGGTCGGCGACGTCAGAGCTGGCGCAGATCTCGGCCGGGGGCCGGCATCCCGGGGTGCTCGCGTTCGACCTGGTGCGCGATCCGGCGACCGATGTCGCGCAG containing:
- a CDS encoding MarR family transcriptional regulator, which gives rise to MRTPDLDGAGAWAKRYFLASRALMDSVLRPYDLGHTQWYVLQLLAVNGPLNQREVTRLLEVERATLSTITGVLVRKGLIEQLADDADQRQKVLRITAAGTELWNTIPDPIELITAVAFAGVDPTDLATAQRVLSEATQRLVNHRTENK